The Thermomonospora curvata DSM 43183 DNA segment GCTGCTTTGCACGGTGGAGTTGATGACGGTGTAGCCGGGCCATTCGGCCGAGGCGAAGTAGGCGCGGCGGCGCATCGCCTCGTCGGCGAACAGCAGCACCGAGGCGCCCTTGGGCGCGTACCCGTACTTGTGCAGGTCGCAGGACAGGGAGGTGACGCCGGGCACCGACAGGTCGAACGGCGGGACGTCCGCGCCCGCCTCCCGCAGCCACGGCAGCAGCCAGCCGCCGACACAGGCGTCCACATGGCACGGCACGCCCCGCGCGGAGGCCGCGGCGGCGATCTCGGGGACCGGGTCGATCACTCCTTGCGGGTAGGACGGGGCGGAGGCGACGACCAGCGCCGTGCGGTCGGTGATCGCCTCGGCCATGGCCGCCGGGTCGGCGCGGAAGGTCACCGGGTCCACCGGGACGCCCACCACCTCCAGGCCCAGGTAGTGGGCGGCCTTGTGGAAGGCGGGGTGGGCGGTGACCGGCGCCACCAGCTGGGGGCGTGCGCCGCCGGCCGGGCGGGCGTCGCGGGCCGCCTTGACCGCCAGCATGATCGACTCGGTGCCGCCGCTGGTGAAGATGCCCGGCGTGGCCGCGCCGCCGCCGAGCCGCCCGGCCACCGCGGCGATCACCTGGCGCTCCAGGGCCACGATGCTGGGGAAGGCGGTGGGGTCCAGGCCGTTGACCTCCAGCATCTCCAGGTAGGCGCGGGCCGCCAGCTCGTGCACCTGCGGCCGCCCGGTGTCGTAGACGTAGGCGGTGACCTTGCCGCCCCGGACGGGCAGGTCGGTTTCCTTCAGGCGGGCCAGCTCGGCGAGGATGTCGTCGGCCGGGCGGCCGGTTTCCGGCAGCATGGGTCGTTCCTCCGTGCACCTTCTCCGCGCGGGTCAGCGGGTCCGCCGCCCGGCATGGGCACGGTACCGGCGGGCGGCCAGGTTCCGGTAGGCCAGCAGCAGCGGGAGGCTGACCAGCATCAGCGCGGCGGGCAGCCAGGTGAAGCCCACCGCCAGGCCGGTCAGGGCGCTGTCCGGCTGGACGACGGGTTCGTCGAAGTCGGAGGCCCGGTAGGAGCTGAGCGCCAGCACCAGCGCGAACACCCCGGGTCCGGCGGCCATCGCGGCGGTCTCCGCGGCGGTCCACACTCCGGTGAACGCCCCGGCCTGGGCGTGCCCGGTGCGGTCGCTGTCGGCGTGCACCGATTCCGGCACCAGCGAGAACGACAGCAGCTGGAGGGCGGCGTAGCAGATCCCCAGCAGCCCGGCCAGCGCCAGCACCGCCGGGATCGAGCCGGCCCGCAGCGCCGGGTACAGGGCGGCGGCGCCCGCCGCGTATGCCGCGGCCGCGACGGCATAGCAGCGGACGTAGCCGTAGCGGGCGGCCAGCCGGTTCCACACCGGGACGGCCGGTGCGCTGGGGGCGACCAGGCAGACGAACATCGCCGAGGTCAGCCCGTAGTCGTCGAGCAGGTAGGTGGCCGCGTACGGGGCGCCGGCGAGCATGACGGCGACCGCCAGGAACTGGAGGATGGCCGAGCCGAGCAGCGCGAAGAACGGCCGGTTGCCCCAGGCGGTGCGCAGCGCGGCGACCAGGCCCAGCGGCCGGGGCCCGCTCCGGGAGGGGATCCACCGGGTGGCGCGGACGGAGGTGAGCATCACGACGGCCATCACCAGCCCGACCAGCACGCCCATCAGCGCATAGCCGGCCCGGCCTCCCCCGGCCGCCTCCACCACGACGGGGGCCAGCCCGCCGCCCACCAAGATCCCGAATGTGACGGCCACGATCCGCCAGGTCATCGCCCGGGCGCGCTGGTCGGGCCGGGGAGAGATCTCGGCGGGCAGCGCCACGTAGGGCACCTGGAAGCAGGCGAACGCCGAGGCCGCCAGCAGGAAGGCCGTCATGACCCAGGCCGCGGCCAGCGCGGGAGAGGAGCCCGGCACCGCGAACATGGCGGCAAAGAGCACCGGCAGCGCGACCGCCCCGGTCAGCAGCAGCCGGCTCCGCCGCCCGGTGCGCACCGCCTCGCGGTCGCTGGCGGCGCCCACGATCGGGTTGAGGATCACATCCCAGGCCTTGGGGAGGACCAGCGCCGCCCCGGCGATCGCCGCCGACACCCCCAGCACGTCGGTGAGGTAGTACAGCAGCAGCAGACCGGGCACCGTGGAGAACACCCCGGTGCCCACCGAGCCGATGCTGTAGCCCAGCAGCCGGCTGCGCGGCAGCGGCGGGTCCGTGATCGCGGTGGTGTCGGCGCTCATGGGAGGGGCCTGCGGCCCGGCCGTCGCAGAGGGTTCACCGGACTTCTCCGTTCAGGGACGATGGGCCGCGGCGGCCGGGGGGAACGGGACGGAGCGGGTCCCCTTCAAGGAGATCACGTTGGCGGGCGGCTGGTCGGCCTCTTGAGTGTGAAACAGCCACACGTGCAGCACCATCTCCAGCTCCAGCCGGATGTCGGGGTCGTAGAGCTGCCGCCCGAACAGCTCCTCCAGCTGGTGCAGCCGGTAGCGGACGGTCTGCGGGTGGACGTGCAGCCGGGCGGCCACCTCGGTGGCGTTGAACCCGCTCTGCAGGCAGGCCAGCAGGGTGCGCGCCAGGCGCTCGCGGTGCCGGGGCCGGACCTTCTGCAGCGGGGCCAGCCGCCGTTCGCCGACGATGCGGATCAGTTCCTCGTCCTTGAACATCACCAGCGTGGGCATGTGGTCCACGCAGCGCACCGGCCGGTCGGCCGGCAGCACCCCGCGGCGGGCCAGCGCCAGCGCCTCCCGGGCCCAGCGCAGCGACTTGGCCGCCTCCGACACCGGCACGGTGGGGCCGATCGCGGCCACCCAGTCGCGCAGCCCGCCCTCCAGCATCCGGTACCGGCCGGGGCCCTCGGGGTCGGGGACGATCAGGCAGGGTTCCCGCCGGTTGACATCGACCAGCACGTCCGGCGGCAGCGAGGGGTGGGCGTAGCGCTCGCCGCCGCGCTCGGCCAGCGCCACCGCGGCGATGGTCTGCGGCACCCGCCACTGCGCCACCCGGGCCAGGTCGGTGATCGCCTGCGGGGCGGCGGGCGGGTCGGCCAGCAGCAGGTCCAGCAGCCGGCGGCGGCGGTGCTCCAGCTCCCCGGCCACCTGGGCGCGGGCCTGGTTGTAGCCCTGGGTGGCGGCGGCGGCGATCTCGTCCAGGAAGGCGAAGATCGCCTCGGCCAGGCGGCCCAGGGTGCGCCGGCTGACGTTGAGTTTCTCGGCCTCGGCGGCCAGGCGCCGCCAGGCCACCCGGGCGCCCAGCCGCAGCGCGGTCTGCAGCGCGTCCAGGCTGCGGCCCTCCCGGGCCTCGGCCCAGCCGATCTCCCGGTAGACGGCGGCGACCGGTTCCCAGGAGGCCTCTGCGTCGCCGATCAGGTCGACGAACTGGTTCAGCGCCCCCTCCACCGCCAGCCGCACCATCCGCATGTAGTCCTCATCCAGCGGGCGGGCGTACTCGGGCACGCCCCGCTGGATCTCCTCGATCATCTCCTCGGCCACTTCCGCCAGGTAGGGCCGGCACAGGTCGGCGACCTCGGATGGGACTCCCGTCCAGGGCTGGAGCGTGTCGCGTTGCGCGGCGGCGGTGCTCACCGGTCGTACCTCCATGGTCGGCAGTCGCGGTTCCACGGAAGTTACTCCGATGTGATTCAGCCCACTTCATGAACGAAGACACAATCGACCTGGAGTTTTGTCAATCGGATGACAAAAACGGCCGCGAGAACCCCACCGGAAACGGTTCTCGCGGCCGCTGTGACAGATCGTGCCCGTTGTCGCATCCACGCACTATGCAGCCAGGGGCGAAGTCTCGCGATTTTTCTGTCACCCCTGCTCAAGGACGCTCACGGCCGCCGGGGGCCGGGGCCGGCCAGGGCCGCCGCGGCGCCCAGGCCCAGGTAGACCACCCCGGTCGCATAGGCCTGGCGGCGGCGGAAGGCGGGCCGGGCCCGCAGCCAGGCGCCCAGCGACCCGGCGGCCAGCACGTACACCAGGTCCGAGGTCAGCCCGATCGCCGCGGTCACCAGCCCCATCACCGTGATCTGGGCGGGGATCGAACCGGCCGCCGGGTCGACGAACTGCGGCAAGAACGCCAGGAAGAACAAGATGACCTTGGGGTTGAACAGGTTGACCAGCAGCCCGTCCAGGAAGATCCGCAGCAGCGGCTGCGGGCGCAGGGCGGGTTCGGCCAGGTCGTGCCGGCTGCGGAAGGTGCGGATCGCCAGATAGACCAGGTAGGCGGCGCCGGCGTACCGCAGCGCCCCGAACGCCGTGGCCGAGGCCGCCACCAGCGCCGACAGCCCGACGGCGGCGGCGCTCACGTGCACCAGGGTGCCGGTCTCCACCCCCAGCGCCGAGGCGATGCCGGCCCGCCGTCCCTCTGCGATGCTGCGGGTGATGATGTAGAGGTGGTTCGGGCCGGGGATGGCCACCAGGGTGACGGCGGCCACCAGGAACAGCAGCGGGTTGCTCATGCCCGGAACGCTACCGGCCGCCCTTTTTGCCGGAAGCCTTTGTCAGGAAATTACAGGTTCCAGCAGGTTTCAGCAGGATTCGACGGGTTCGCCCTGCGGCAGCGGCACCACCCCGGCCATGACGAGCCGGGCCGCGGTGGTGACCATGTCACGGACCTCCTCCATGGGGCGGCTCAGCGAGGTCAGCGAGATCAGCGCCGCCAGCAGCACATGCCCCAGCACGATCTCGATGTCGGTGCGCTCGGGCACCGGGGCGCCGATCGCCTGCGCCAGGCGATCGCGGATCAGCAGGAACAGCTCGGTGCGGGCGTCCTCCACGCTGGGGTCCTCGGAGGTGACGGCCTGCACGATCGCCGAGGTCAGCGTGCGGTTGGCGGCGGCCACCTCCACGATGCGCCCCAGCAGGGCGGTCAGGCGCTCGGCCGGGGTCTCCCCCACCGCCAGCGCGACGGTGTCGCCGGTGACCTCGTGCGCCCACACCGCGGCGACCTCGGTGAGCAGGTGGTCCTTGGTGGCGAAGTAGCGGTAGACGGTGGCGCGGGCCACCCCCGCCCGGTCGGCCACATCGTGCATGGTCACGGCGTGATAGCCGCCCTGCAGCGCCAGCTCCCGGGCGGCATCGATCAGCCGTGTCCGGCGTTCCTGCTGGTCTTTGCTCAAAGTCCGGGTAACGGTGATCCGCACATCGCCGGGCAAGTCGGCCTCCCTACATACACCCCCCATTCTTGCGCATTTCCGTCCTGCTCGATCACGGTCGGCGCACCAACGCTGGGACGCTCCGGCTGTCGCCGCGCACAAGAGACGGGTGAAAGTTGAAAACGATGATACGGCCGACGTGAACATCCCACCGGTAACGGGGTGCGAACGGCCTTGTTCCCGAAATGTTTCAAGACCGCCGCACACCGTTCACCTGTGGCGCGGCCGCAGGGCCGCGCTCAGCGCCATTTGCCCGGGATCATCTCCTGGGCCTTGGTCTTCAGGCCTTTGCGGATCACGCCCCAAGAATCGGGGTCGCCCTTGATGATGGCCTCGGCCACGTCCTTGAGCTGCTCGAATTCCGCGTGCGGGGGGATCGGCGGAATGTCGGGGTCCACCCGCACATCCAGCACGGCCGGGCGGCCGGCGCTCAGCGCCCGCTCCCAGGCCGGCCCGATCGCCTCCGGTTTGTCCACCTCGATGCCCTCCAGGCCGAGGGAACGGGCGAACGCCGCGTACGGCACCTCCGGCAGGCTCTGGGACTCGGTGAACTTCGGCGCCCCGCCCATCGCCCGCAGCTCCCAGGTCACCTGGTTGAGGTCGTTGTTGTGCAGCACCGCCACCACCAGGCGGGGATCGGCCCAACGCTGGTAGTAGCGCTGCACCGTGATCAGCTCGGCCAGCCCGTTCATCTGCATCGCCCCGTCCCCCACCAGCGCGATCGCCGGGCGGTCGGGGCAGGCGAACTTGGCGCCGATGGCGTACGGCACGCCCGGTCCCATGGTGGACAGCGTGCCCGACAGCGAGCCCCGCACCTGGCCGCGGAACCGCAGGTCGCGGGCGTACCAGTTGGCGGCCGAGCCGGAGTCGGCGGTGACGATGGCGTTGTCGGGCAGCCGGGAGGACAGCTCCCAGAACAGGCGCATCGGGTTGATCGGCTCGGCCTCCAGGTGGGCCTGCCGTTCCACGACCTCCCACCAGCGGGCCACGTTGTGCTCCACCGTACGCCGCCAGGAGCGGTCCTCCTTGCGGCGCAGCAGCGGGATCAGCGCCCGCAGCGTCTCGGCGGCGTCCCCCACCAGATTGACCTCGGTGGGGTAGCGCATCCCGATCATCCGGCCGTCCACGTCGATCTGCACCGCGCGGGCGGCCCCGAACTCCGGCAGGTACTGGGTGTAGGGGAAGTTCGAGCCGACGATCAGCAGCGTGTCGCAGTCGCGCATCAGCTCATAGGAGGGCCGGGTGCCCAGCAGCCCGATCGACCCGGTCACATACGGCAGGTCGTCGGGCAGCACGTCCTTGCCCAGCAGCGCTTTGGCCACCCCGGCGCCGGTGAGCTCGGCGACCTCCATCACCTCCCGGCGGGCACCGCGGGCGCCCTGGCCGACCAGGATCGCCACCTTGCTGCCGGCGTTGAGGATCTCGGCGGCGCGCTCCAGCTCCGGCTGCGGCGCCCGGGTGAGCGGGCGGACGTAGCCGGGCGCCGAAGACGGCACCTGCCGGAAGGCGTGCTCGGGCGGCCGGTAGGTCTCCTCCTGCAGGTCGGCCGGGATGATCACGCAGGTGGGGGCGCGTTCGGCCAGCGCGATCCGCAGCGCCCGGTCGATCAGGTTGGGCAGCTGCTCGGGGACGGTGGCCATCTGCACATAGGCGCTCGCCACGTCCTTGAACAGCGACAGCAGGTCCACCTCCTGCTGGTAGTTGCCGCCCATGGCGGCGCGGTCGGTCTGGCCGACGACGGCCACCACCGGCACGTGGTCGAGCTTGGCGTCGTACAGGCCGTTGAGCAGGTGGATCGCGCCGGGCCCGCTGGTGGCCATGCACACCCCCACCCGGCCGCCGAACTTGGCGTAGCCGACGGCCTGGAAGGCCGCCATCTCCTCGTGCCTGCTCTGCACGAACCGCGGCTCGTCGCCGGCCTTGCCGAAGGCGGCGATGAGCCCGTTGATCCCGTCGCCGGGGTAGCCGAAGACGTGCTCCACGCCCCAGTCCCGGAGCCGTTTGAGCACGTAATCCCCTACGGTGAGCGCCATACGGTTCTCCTCCCTGTCTTCCTCCCTCTGCGGGCTTCCCCGGGGCCGGCGTTGAAACGTGGGGAAGTGGCCCTCCGGTGGGAAGGAGTGCGGGAGAAGCGCCGCGGCCGGTCAGATCCGGACGGTGGCGGTGCCTGAGACGCCGGGGGCGGGGGCGGAGGAGTTGAGCCGGTCGCGCAGGATGAACGCCCCGGCCAGCACCGCGACCACGACCAGGATCGCCGCGACGGTGACGATCACGACGGTCTTGGTGCGCTCGCGCTCGTACCGGTTCACCGGCCGCAGCGACTGGTGCTGCGCCGAGGGCTGCGGCCAGTTCACGGGGGCGTAGGGAGGCGGCGCCCAGTCCCCCTGCACCAGGGTGCGGGGCTGGGAGCCGGAGTGCGGCGGCGGGGGCTGCCTGCGCGGCCCGGAGTCGTCCCGGGTGGTGGCCTCCAGATCGGGTGAGTCGACGACGGTCTCCTCCATCTGGGGCGGCAGCGGCGGGGGCGGGCCGTAGCCGACCGAGGGAGGAGAGTGCGGCCGGCTCAGCGGCTGCCGGGACAGCGGGCCGCCGACCTGCTGCGCGGAGGACCGCCGGGGGGACGGGCCGCTCAGCGGCTCGTCCACCTTGGTCTCATCCAGCTTGGTCTCATCCAGCACCGTGGAGAACTCGCGCACCTGGGGCGGCGGCGCGACGGGCCGGGGCCGGGCCTGGGGCATGCTCGCCACCTCGGCGAGCTTGGGCAGCGCCTGGTCGGCGGTCAGCCGGTACATCGGCTCGCGGGCCAGCAGCCCCATCAGCACCTCGGTCAGCGGCCCGGCGTTGCGCGGCGGCGGCACCGGCTCGGTGAGCACCGCCGACAGCGACGCCATCGCATCGGCGCGCTCGTAAGGGGAGCGCCCCTCGACCGCCGCATACAGGGTGGCGCCCAGCGACCACAGGTCGGAGGCCGGCACCGCCCGGTGGCCCTGGGCCCGTTCCGGCGGGATGTAGGCGGGCGAGCCCATCACCAGCCCGGTCTGGGTGAGGGTGGACTCCCCCTCCATCTGGGCGATGCCGAAGTCGGTCAGCACCGCCCGCCCCTCGTCGGTGATCAGCACGTTGCTGGGCTTGACGTCGCGGTGCAGGATGCCCTTGCTGTGCGCGTGGCGCAGCGCCTCCAGGGTCTGCCGGCCGATCTCGGCGGCCCGGTGCGGCGAGATGGGGCCCTCGTCGATCAGGTCCTGCAGCGAGCGGGCCCGCACGAACTCCATCACCAGCCAGGGCCGGCCGCCCTCGTTGAGCACGTCGTGGACGGTGACCACGCCGGGGTGGTTGAGCCGGGCCGAGGCCCGCGCCTCCCGGAAGGTCCGCTCATACAGGACGTCGCGCTCTTCCTGGCTCAGTCCCGGCGGCAGCAGCACCTCCTTGACCGCCACCTCGCGGCCGAGCATGGTGTCGTAGGCCTGCCAGACGGTCCCCATCCCGCCGCGGCCGACCACCCGGTCGAGACGGTAGCGGTTGCCGAGCAGATGACCCTGCTGCCCCTGCGCCATATCTGAATGGTCCCCCGTCTGGGACGCGCGAGTCCCTCCTGCGATGCCTCCGGCCGGTCAGGGCCGGAACGTGTCGAGGATATTGTTCACCCTTTCGCGGTTGACCTCCCAGTGCTGTTGCGGGATCGCGACGAACACCGCGTAAGGCTGCCCGTTGACGATGGTTCCGCGGTCAATGCCGCGCATGGGAATTCCGTCCCGGGTCCAGGTGAATTCCAAATCGGCGGCGTCGTAGCCGAGCCCCGTGGGACGGCGCAGGTCGACGCGGCGGTAGCCGGGCAGGATGTTCCCCCGGATCACGGCGCGCTCCCAGCGCTCCCAGTGGTCGGCCGGGTCGCCGCTCCATTCGGTCCGGTCGACCTGGACGTAGGCGCCCCAGGAGGAACGCCAGAACACGCTGTTGCCCTCTTCGGAGCGGACCCAGCCCGCCGGCACCGAGATCCGGTAGCCGCCGGGCCCGCTCACCGGCTGCAGTTCGGGCAGCAGCGACGCCGTGGGGGTCGGGAAGGGCGAGGGCCGCTCCGCGGGGACGCCGGTCGCCGGGGGCTGCGGCTGCTCCGGCCCGCTCACCTGGCCGGACTGCTGCCGGACCGCGCCGCCGCCTTGGCCGCCGCCGGAGTTCATCTGCACGATCAGGATGCCGGCCAGCACGGTCACCAAGGTGGTGAGCACGCCCACCAGGATCAGCATGCCCAGGTTGGTCGAGGAGCCGCCGGCGGGGACGGTCTGGACGGTCTGCGGGAAGGGCTGGGGCGCCGGAACGGTCGCGGGCGGGGCCTGCGGCGGCGGGGGCGGAACCGGCCGGGCGCCGCTTTCGACCCGCGCCAGCATCTCCTCCGCCTGCGCGGCGGTCAGCCGGCGCACCGGGTCGCGCACCAGCAGCCCGCTCAGCACCGGGGTCAGCGGGCCGGCGCGGCGCGGGGGCGGCGGGTCCTCGTTCATGACGGCCGCCAGCACCGCCATGACATCGGGACGGTCGTGCGGGGGGCGTCCCTCGCAGGCGGCGTACAAGGTGGCGCCCAGCGACCACAGGTCGGAGGCCGGGATGGCGGGCTCGCCCCTGGCCCGCTCGGGCGGCATGTAGGCGGGCGAGCCGACCAGCGACCCGGTGCGGGTGAGCGCGGTGTCGCCTTCCACCCGGGCGATGCCGAAGTCGGTCAGCACCGCCCGTCCCTCGTCGGTGACCAGCACGTTGGCGGGCTTGATGTCACGGTGCAAGATCCCCACGGCGTGGGCGGCGCGCAGGGCCGCCACCAGCTGCCGGCCGATGCCGGCGACCCGCTCGGGCGGCAACGGCCCCTCCGCGGCGAGGATCTCCGCCAGCGAACGCGCCCGGACCAGCTCCATGACGATCCACGGGCGGCCGTCTTCGTCCACCACGTCGTGCACGGTGACGATGCCGGGGTGGCTGAGCCGGGCGGCGGCCCGGGCCTCGCGCAGCGTCCGCTCCCGCACGCCGCGCCGTTCCTCCTCGCTCAGCCCGGCCTGGACCAGCACCTCCTTGACCGCCACCTCGCGGTCGAGCATCTCGTCGCGGGCCCGCCAGACGGTGCCCATGCCGCCTCGGCCGAGCATCTCCACCAGCCGGTAGCGGCCGGCGATCCGGCGTCCCGCCTCAGCCTCCCCCGGCTGCGCACTCGTCATGATCGGCCGATCCCCTCAAGGAGTGTCGGATTCCGCCGGGCGTCAGTCGGCGGGCTCGAAGAAGCTGAAGATCGGCTCCAGCTCGGGGCGTTCTTTGTCCCACTCCTCCTCGGGCAGCACCAGGAAGATCGCATACCCCCGGTCGCCGGCCACGAAGCCCCGGTTCAGGCCGTGCATCCGGCCGGAGCCGGACTGCCAGGTGAACTCCCAGTCGGCCGACTTGCTGCCGTCGCCGGTGTCGGGGATGGGAGGGTGGTCGCCGGTCGGCTCCAGCCGCAGCCGCCGATAGCCGGGGAACCTGCCGTCGCCCTTGACCGCGGCCTCCAGGTCCTGCCAGTCCTTCAGAGCGCTGGGATTGGGGTCCGTGGTCTGGTCGATCTGGACGTAGGCGCCGTCGTCGCCGCGGAAGAACACGCTGCTGCCGCGGCGCTCGGGGCCCTCCCAGTCCTCGGGGACCGCGATGACGAATCCGGTGGAGTCCTCATAGCGGCGGAAGTCCTCGGGGACCTCCTGCGTCGCCTCCGCGGGCGCGGCGCTGACGGTGGCGGCGTGGGTCGTCGCGGGCGGTTCCTGGCCGGCCGTCGCCGCACCGGCGGGCCGCTCGGTGCGGCCGGACCTCTCGCCGCCGCCGCGGGCCATCCACAGCGCGCCGATCACCAGCAGCAGCGCCACCACGACCGCCCCCACCAGGATCGCCATCTGGCGTCCGCCGCCGCGGGCGGTGGGCGCCGTGCCGGCCGGCGGGGCGAGCTCGGCCGCCGCCGTCGGCGGCGCGGGCATGGCGGAGTCGGCCCTGGTCTTGAGCGCCTCGGCGTCCTCGGCCCGGGTCTGCAGCGACTCACCGCCGTCGGTGCGGGTCTGCAGCGGATCGGCGAGGGCGGCGGGCTCCGGCGGCGGTTCCACCGGCCGGGTGTACTGGGCGTCGACGGATTCCGCGCGGACGATCTCATCCAGCAGCATCCCGGCCTCAGGAGCGCTCATCCGCTCCTCGGGGTCCTTGCGCAACAGGCCCTCGATCACCGGGGCGAGCGGGCCGGCGTGCGGGGGCGGCGGCGGGTCGTCGGAGATGACCGCCACCAGCGAGGCCATCGGCTCGGGCCGTTCGAACGGGGAGCGGCCCTCGAGCATGGCGTACAAGGTGACGCCCAGCGACCACAGGTCGGAGGCCGGCCCGGCGGTCTTGCCGCGGGCGCGTTCGGGGGCGATGTAGGCGGGCGAG contains these protein-coding regions:
- a CDS encoding serine/threonine-protein kinase, with translation MPNDTAGERLLARRYRLLAPVGHGGMGTVWHAHDEVLGRDVAVKEVILPHGLTEEERAVQYKRTFREARTAARLGHPGVVTVYDVVEEDGRPWIVMELIRARSLDQVIKQEGPLDVRRAAEIGRQMLAALHAAHEAGVLHRDVKPSNVLVTTGDRAVLTDFGIAVATGDATLTQTGLVMGSPAYIAPERARGKTAGPASDLWSLGVTLYAMLEGRSPFERPEPMASLVAVISDDPPPPPHAGPLAPVIEGLLRKDPEERMSAPEAGMLLDEIVRAESVDAQYTRPVEPPPEPAALADPLQTRTDGGESLQTRAEDAEALKTRADSAMPAPPTAAAELAPPAGTAPTARGGGRQMAILVGAVVVALLLVIGALWMARGGGERSGRTERPAGAATAGQEPPATTHAATVSAAPAEATQEVPEDFRRYEDSTGFVIAVPEDWEGPERRGSSVFFRGDDGAYVQIDQTTDPNPSALKDWQDLEAAVKGDGRFPGYRRLRLEPTGDHPPIPDTGDGSKSADWEFTWQSGSGRMHGLNRGFVAGDRGYAIFLVLPEEEWDKERPELEPIFSFFEPAD